The Candidatus Methylomirabilota bacterium genome includes a window with the following:
- a CDS encoding EamA family transporter, whose protein sequence is MPNAFRLLFVANVVFATSYGVTRVVLDDVPPAMLGCARSVIGAVILVTWAGRGLRTERIAARDHGRIALMGVVGFALAFGLGNWGIERSTASNAALLITVEPTSLLLLSPALLGERLTRREAVGAALALFGTVVVVVNGIPGLTQSLAPHWRGDLLLILSGLAYAAYSLLGRGVLARHPVLVVTAWSILWGALTMAPLAWLEWRAGLTPRWTAGAVAGTLYLGVVITALGYAVWNWCLERLGASRVAIFVNVQPLAGALIGVWWLHEPLTVFTVVGGLAILTGLHLTVKAGGRE, encoded by the coding sequence ATGCCGAACGCCTTCCGGCTGCTCTTCGTGGCCAACGTCGTGTTCGCCACGAGCTACGGCGTCACGCGGGTGGTGCTCGACGACGTGCCGCCCGCGATGCTCGGCTGCGCGCGCTCCGTGATCGGCGCGGTGATCCTGGTGACCTGGGCCGGGCGCGGGCTCCGCACCGAGCGGATCGCCGCGCGCGACCACGGGCGCATCGCCCTGATGGGCGTGGTGGGCTTCGCGCTGGCCTTCGGCCTCGGCAACTGGGGCATCGAGCGCTCCACCGCCAGCAACGCCGCGCTGCTGATCACCGTCGAGCCGACCTCGCTCCTCCTGCTCTCGCCGGCGCTCCTGGGCGAGCGGTTGACCCGGCGCGAGGCCGTCGGGGCCGCGCTGGCCCTGTTCGGCACCGTGGTGGTGGTGGTGAACGGTATCCCCGGTCTCACGCAGTCGCTGGCCCCGCACTGGCGCGGCGACCTGTTGCTGATCCTCTCCGGCCTGGCCTACGCGGCGTACTCGCTGCTGGGCCGCGGGGTGCTGGCGCGCCACCCGGTGCTGGTCGTGACCGCATGGTCGATCCTGTGGGGCGCGCTGACCATGGCGCCGCTCGCATGGCTCGAGTGGCGCGCCGGCCTCACGCCGCGGTGGACCGCGGGCGCGGTGGCGGGAACGCTCTACCTCGGGGTGGTCATCACCGCGCTGGGCTACGCGGTCTGGAACTGGTGCCTCGAGCGGCTGGGCGCCTCGCGCGTGGCCATCTTCGTCAACGTGCAGCCGCTCGCGGGCGCCCTGATCGGGGTGTGGTGGCTGCACGAGCCGCTGACCGTGTTCACGGTCGTGGGCGGGCTCGCGATCCTGACCGGCCTGCACCTGACGGTGAAAGCCGGCGGGAGAGAGTAG
- a CDS encoding DUF2867 domain-containing protein: protein MSPGGRIDPADHLARPWRVHALAAAEGLALHDIWEVPTPLPADVSLAHWVEAFRGEQSSAATRALFAIRWWLGRRFGWDRGSAGFVPIYREAEEQLSRIENRTVTGFLHLSLVERRPRLAVYVRPHGGLGRAYMRLIEPFRRRVVYPALLAAGVRAVRRLAPR from the coding sequence ATGTCTCCCGGCGGACGGATCGACCCCGCAGATCATCTGGCCCGCCCCTGGCGCGTCCACGCCCTCGCCGCCGCGGAAGGGCTGGCCCTCCACGACATCTGGGAGGTCCCGACCCCGCTTCCCGCCGACGTCTCGCTCGCGCACTGGGTCGAGGCCTTCCGCGGCGAGCAGTCGTCGGCGGCGACCCGGGCGCTGTTCGCCATCCGCTGGTGGCTCGGCCGGCGGTTCGGCTGGGACCGCGGCAGCGCCGGCTTCGTGCCGATCTACCGGGAGGCCGAGGAGCAGCTGTCGCGGATCGAGAACCGGACGGTGACCGGGTTCCTCCACCTCTCGCTGGTGGAGCGGCGCCCGCGGCTGGCGGTGTACGTGAGGCCGCACGGCGGGCTCGGGCGCGCGTACATGCGTCTCATCGAGCCCTTTCGCCGCCGGGTGGTCTATCCCGCGCTGCTCGCGGCGGGCGTCCGCGCGGTGCGCCGGCTGGCGCCCCGCTGA
- a CDS encoding NAD+ synthase, translated as MRRVRVGLAQVNPTVGAVEANARIVTTGMERARTLGCDIVAFPELVLTGYPPEDLLFKPAFIEANLRALADVARASRGLTAVVGFVDKRDDIFNAAAILHDGAQAGTYHKQYLPNYGVFDENRYFQSGTEAPVFTLGDTVVAANICEDIWYPTGPTTLQALGGAELVLSINASPYHAGKGRFREKMLATRAADDLVCLAFVNMVGGQDELIFDGQSFIFNEKGECLARGKAFQEDFVVADLDLDEVFRARLHDSRRRKEKLRATGAQSRRIALPPLPAPARPKLPPHEVAVLEPVDEIYEALVLGTRDYVTKNGFTHVVLGLSGGIDSSLVAAIAVEALGAANVTGVTMPSQFSSAGTRGDAARLARNLGIEFLRLPIQPVLQAYRRALAKPFKGLKEDVTEENLQARIRGNYLMALSNKFGWLVLTTGNKSEIGVGYSTLYGDMAGGFAVIKDVPKTLVYQVSEHVNRRAGRDVIPRSVFERAPSAELRPDQTDQDTLPPYPVLDAILEAYVEGDQGVADIVARGFDGATVKRVIAMVDRNEYKRRQGPIGIKITPRAFGKDWRLPIVNRFRE; from the coding sequence ATGCGGCGGGTCCGAGTGGGGCTGGCCCAGGTCAATCCGACGGTGGGAGCCGTCGAAGCCAACGCGCGCATCGTGACCACCGGCATGGAGCGCGCGCGCACCCTCGGCTGCGACATCGTCGCGTTCCCCGAGCTGGTGTTGACCGGCTATCCGCCGGAAGATCTGCTCTTCAAGCCCGCCTTCATCGAGGCCAACCTGCGCGCGCTGGCGGATGTCGCGCGGGCGAGCCGGGGCCTCACCGCGGTTGTCGGCTTCGTGGACAAGCGTGACGACATCTTCAACGCGGCGGCCATCCTGCACGACGGTGCGCAGGCCGGCACCTATCACAAGCAGTACCTGCCCAACTACGGGGTCTTCGACGAGAACCGCTACTTCCAGTCGGGCACCGAGGCGCCCGTCTTCACGCTGGGCGACACGGTGGTGGCCGCCAACATCTGCGAGGACATCTGGTACCCGACCGGCCCCACCACGCTGCAGGCGCTCGGGGGTGCGGAGCTGGTGCTGAGCATCAACGCCTCGCCGTACCACGCGGGCAAGGGGCGCTTCCGCGAGAAGATGCTGGCGACCCGCGCGGCCGACGACCTGGTCTGCCTGGCCTTCGTCAACATGGTGGGCGGGCAGGACGAGCTGATCTTCGACGGCCAGTCCTTCATCTTCAACGAGAAGGGCGAGTGCCTGGCGCGGGGCAAGGCCTTCCAGGAGGACTTCGTGGTCGCGGACCTGGATCTCGACGAGGTCTTCCGGGCGCGGCTGCACGACTCGCGCCGGCGCAAGGAGAAGCTGCGCGCCACCGGCGCCCAGTCGCGGCGCATCGCGCTGCCGCCGCTGCCCGCGCCGGCCCGCCCCAAGCTGCCGCCGCACGAGGTGGCGGTGCTCGAGCCGGTGGACGAGATCTACGAGGCGCTCGTGCTCGGCACCCGCGACTACGTCACCAAGAACGGGTTCACCCACGTGGTGCTCGGCCTCTCCGGCGGCATCGACTCCTCGCTGGTCGCCGCGATCGCGGTCGAGGCCCTGGGCGCGGCCAACGTCACCGGCGTGACGATGCCGTCGCAATTCTCCTCGGCGGGCACGCGCGGCGACGCGGCGCGGCTGGCCCGCAACCTGGGCATCGAGTTCTTGCGCCTGCCCATCCAGCCGGTGCTGCAGGCGTACCGCCGCGCGCTCGCCAAGCCGTTCAAGGGGCTGAAGGAGGACGTCACCGAGGAAAACCTCCAGGCACGCATCCGCGGCAACTACCTGATGGCGCTCTCCAACAAGTTCGGCTGGCTGGTGCTCACCACCGGCAACAAGAGCGAGATCGGCGTCGGCTACTCCACGCTCTACGGCGACATGGCGGGCGGCTTCGCGGTGATCAAGGACGTGCCCAAGACGCTCGTGTATCAGGTATCCGAGCACGTCAACCGCCGCGCCGGCCGGGACGTCATCCCGCGCTCGGTGTTCGAGCGCGCCCCGTCGGCCGAGCTGCGGCCGGACCAGACCGACCAGGACACCCTGCCGCCGTATCCCGTTCTCGACGCGATCCTCGAGGCGTACGTGGAAGGCGATCAGGGCGTGGCGGACATCGTGGCGCGCGGCTTCGACGGCGCGACGGTCAAGCGGGTGATCGCCATGGTGGACCGCAACGAGTACAAGCGCCGCCAGGGTCCCATCGGCATCAAGATCACGCCGCGCGCCTTCGGCAAGGACTGGCGCCTGCCCATCGTCAACCGCTTCCGCGAGTAG